The Euzebya rosea genomic sequence GACGACTCGTCCGATCGCCGACGCGGGCCGGTCGGCGGTCAGGATGTCCCACGGGTCGTCGGTGACATGCCCGTCGCCGGTGCTGTGGGGCGCGCAGTCGCGTGCCGCACCGAGCCCGTGGACCAGCTCGTGGGCGATCGTCCAGCTGGCGGTCGACGGCCAGACGGCGCTGCGACGGAGGTCGTCGCCGGCACAGTTGCCGAGCAGCAGCACGACCCCGTCCGGACCGCCGATGCCGCAGGTCCGCCTGACCGCGCCGTCGTGGTCGGTGGTGATGTCGGCCAGGACAAGCGGGAACACCTCGGGCCCGACGCGAGCGGTGATCGCCTCGTGGATCCGGAGGTAGGCGCGGTCCGGGTCGCCCACCCAGCTGTCGGGGCCCACCGGCACCCGCACGATCTCGGCGAAACCCGGTCCACGGCGGAACCGCCTGCCGGTCTGCGCCTCGATCCAGCCGATGGCGAGGTCCGCCTCGTGGAGCGCCGCGTCGGCGGTCAGGGCGTCGAAGTCGCTGCCCGGAGGCGCGGCCACGTACACGACCAGGGTGTCCCTGACGGACGGACCTCCCATGGCGAGGCCGGGGAGGACTCCCGTCGCCGCGATCGCGAGCAGCCCGAGGACGACCAGCGCGCCGACACGCCAGCCCGTCCGGGACCGTGCGGCCGGCTGCTCGTCCCAGACCGGTTCGAGGACCTCCACTCCCCTCCTGTCGGCACGCGCGTGGCCCGGCTTGACCCCCCCTGTCTCTGGGACAGCGGGGACTAGTCGATTTTCGGCATGGCCGCCTACGTCACCGTCCGCCTACTGTCGGTGACATGACGGCGGGCGACGCAGACGACGGGCAACGCTGGGGTGGACGGGCCGCCCTTGCGGGGGCACTGCGCGCCCTCGCCATCGTCGGACCGGCCGTCGCGGCATGGGTGGTGTGCACCGGGCTCCGGCAGGTCCTGCCCGCACCCGTCGACACCCTCGGACGACTGACCACCGGTGCGCTCCTGCTGGCGGTCGGCGTCGCGGTGGCGCTCGGCGTGACCCGTCTCGCCGCGAAGCTCGCCCCGCTCGCGTGGCTGCTGCGCATCGACACCGCCTTCCCCGACGTGGCACCGAGCCGCTTCGCCCTGGCCCAGCGAGCCAACCGCACCAAGGACCTGGTCACCCTGGCCCGGTCCCCGGAGACCCCTGCGGATCAACGCACGGCGGCGGAGCGCATCCTCGTCCTGGCCGCAGCCATCGCCGCCCACGACCGCCGGACACGGGGGCACAGCGAGCGGGTGCGCGCCTACACCCGCGTCGTGGGACAGGCCATGGGCCTTCGGGGCACGCAGCTGGACAAGCTGGCTTGGGCCGGGCTGCTGCACGACGTCGGCAAGCTCGTCGTCGAGCCGGAGGTGCTGACCAAGCCGGGACGCCTCGACGTGCACGAGCACCGACAGATCCAGCAGCATCCGGTGGCCGGCTTCCGCATGGCCGAGCCCCTCGTGCCGTGGCTGGGCGACTGGGGCAAGGCGATCCTGCACCACCACGAACGGTTCGACGGCACCGGGTACCCCTTCGGCCTGGCGGGCGAGGACATCTCCCTGGGCGGTCGCATCGTCGCGGTGGCCGACGCCTTCGAGGCCATGACGGCCAGGCGGACCTACAACACCCCTCGGACGCTCGAGTCCGCCCGGCAGGAGCTGGCCGACTCCGCGGGAACCCACTTCGATCCGGCGGTCGTCCGTGCGTTCCTCGCCGTGCCGGTGCACCGGCTGTCCCGCATCGCCTTGCCGTCGGCGGGCCTGTCCGCCAGCGGGGTCGCCGCAGGGCTCCTCGACGCCGCGACGCCCCTGCGCACGCTCGGGCGGGCGTTCGGACGGGTCGGCGCCGCCGGCCTGCTGGCCGGGGCCGGCGTCGTTGCGGCCGTCGCCGGAGCAGGGCCCGTGGAGCAGGTCGACGAGTCGAGTGTGGTGCGCGCCGACGCAACGACCCTGACCGTGGCGGGCCGTGACGTCACCCAGGTCGCCGAGGGACCCATCGCGGCGGCTGCCGCGGGGCTGCTGGAGACGGTGGCCGTCCATCCTGATGACGGCGACCGCCCCCCGAGCCCGGTCGCCGAGCCGAGCGTCACCCCCGACCCGACGCCCGAGCCGTCCCCCGTGCCCAGCACGATGCCGCCGACACCGTCGGCCACACCCTCCGCACCGGCGACCGCCCTGCCCACGCCCGGCGCGGCGCCCGCGCCGGTCCCCGAGCCCAGCGGCGGGCCGCTCGGCCCGGTCGTCCAGGCGCTGCCCGACCCGCTGGCGGGTCCGGTCACCCAGGTACAGGAGACGTTGGCGACCACCCTTGAGACCACGGTGCAGCAGGTGCAGGAGGTCCTCCCTCCCCCGGTCGCATCGACGGTCCCGACCGTGGCAGCGGTCGTGGAGACGGTGGTCGACACCGTGGAGGACCTGGTCGAGACGATCGTGCCGGTTCCGATCCCACAACCGCTTCCACCCCCGGTCGCCCCCGCGCCGCCACCACCGGCCCCGGCACCCGCTGGCACCACGGTGCCCGACGTGGTGACCGATGTCGTGGACACGGTCGGCGGCGTGGTCGACGGACTGCTCGGTGGCGGCTGATTCGTCCGACCGCCGACGGTTGTCACCGTTCGCCACTGTGGTGACCCGGTCGGCGGCGGGCTAGGTTCAGGCGCCCGTCAGACCAAGGACGCCGATGCCGATCGTTGCCCACTCCGGACTGCCCACCTTCCGCACGCTCGCGGAGGCCGGACAGCCGGTCCTCTCCGCCAAGGACGCCCTCACCCAGGACATCCGTGAGCTGCACATCGGGCTGCTCAACATGATGCCGGACGCCGCCCTGAAGGTGACCGAGCAGCAGTTCATCCGGCTGGTCGGCGGGTCCAACGCCATCGTGCAGCTCTACGTGCACCCGTTCACCGTGCCGGGACTGGACCGCAGCGCCGAGGCGCAGGCCTGGATCGACGAGTACTACGAGCCGTTCGACAAGCTCCGCGAGGAGGGGCTTGACGCGCTGATCGTCACCGGGGCCAACGTCAGCAACCCCGACCTGGCCGACGAACCCTTCTGGGAACCCCTCGGCGAGGTGATGGCGTGGGCCGACGAACACGTCACCTCCACCCTCTGTTCGTGCCTCGCGACCCACGCGATGGTGCAGCAGCGCTACGGCGTGCGTCGCCGGAGGCTGCTGAACAAGCGCTGGGGGGTGTTCCCCCATCGTGTGGTCGACGACGGCCATCCGCTCCTGCTGGACACCAACAGCCGGTTCGACGTCCCCCATTCACGGTGGAACGCCGTCAGCAGCCGCGAGCTGCGCGAGGCCGGGGTCCGCATCCTCATCGAGTCCCTCGACGGCGACTTCCACATGGGGACCTCCGCCGACGGCATCCGGACCGTCTACCTGCAGGGCCACCCGGAGTACGACCGGGTCAGCCTGCTGAAGGAGTTCAAGCGCGAGGTGGACCTGTACCTCGCCGGTGAGATCGTCGGCGCGCCGCCGCTGCCCGACCACTACCTGACCCCCGCGGCGGCCCGGTTCGCCTGGGACCACGTCGACCGGGCCGGCCGTGCGGTCGAGGCCGGCCACCCGGTGCCCCCCTTCCCCGAGGCCGCGCTGTCCGGCGAGCTGGACAACACCTGGACCGACACCGGCAAGGCCATCTTCAACAACTGGCTGGGCCTCGTGTACCGCCTCACCGACCACGAACGGGGTGTGCCGTTCATGTCCGGGGTCGACCCCGACAACCCCCTCGCATCCCTCTGAACCGTCCGACCGACCACCCGCTCAGCTAGGAGAACCTGACATGCGCGACGAAACCCTCGCCATCCACGCCGGCTACGAGACCGAACCCACCACCAAGTCCGTGGCGGTCCCGATCTACCAGACGGTGGCCTACGAGTTCGACAACGCCAAGCACGGCGCCGACCTGTTCGACCTCGCCGTCCCGGGCAACATCTACACCCGGATCATGAACCCCACGCAGGCGGTCCTCGAGGAACGCCTTGCCGCCCTCGAGGGCGGGGTCGCGGCGCTCGCGACCAGCGCCGGCAGCGCCGCGATCACCTACGCGATCCTGACCATCGCCAAGGCCGGCAACAACGTGGTCACGGTCCCGCAGCTGTACGGCGGCACCTTCACGCTCTTCCAGCACATGCTGCCCGACCTCGGCATCGACGTGCGGTTCGCCGCCAGCGACAGCGCGGAGGACCTCGAGGCGCTGATCGATGACAAGACCGTGGCGGTCTACCTGGAGTCCATCGGCAACCCCGCGGGCAACATCCCCGACATCGAGGCCATCGCCGAGGCGTCGCACCGGCACGGCGTCCCGGTGATCGTGGACAACACCGTCGCCACGCCGAGCCTGATCAAGCCGCTGAAGTGGGGCGCAGACATCGTCGTGCACTCCCTGACCAAGTACATCGGCGGTCACGGCACGACCCTCGGCGGGGTCATCGTCGACGGCGGCACCTTCGACTGGGTCGCCAACGCCGAGCGGTTCCCCATGCTCAACAACCCCGAGCCGGCCTACCACGGTGTGGTCTACACCGAGGCGCTCGGCCCGGCCGCGTTCATCGGTCGGGCACGGACCGTCGCGCTGCGCAACACCGGCGCGGCGATCTCCCCGATGAACGCCTGGCAGATCATCCAGGGCATCCAGACACTGCCCCTGCGCATGGAGCGGCACTGCGAGAACGCCCAGGCGGTCGCGGAGTTCCTCGAGGGCCACGAGCTGGTCGAGTGGGTGGAGTACGCAGGCCTGGAGTCCTCCCCGCACCACGAGATGGCCAAGAAGTACACCGGGGGCAAGCCGTCGGCGCTGCTGTCGTTCGGCATCACCGGCGGTCGCGAGGCCGGCGAGCGGTTCTACGACGCCCTCGAGCTGTTCACCCGGCTGGTCAACATCGGGGACACCAAGTCGCTGGCGGCCCACCCCGCCTCGACGACGCACCGTCAGCTGACGGAGGAGGAGCTCGCCACCGCCGGGGTCACGCCGGACATGGTCCGACTGTGCGTCGGCATCGAGCACATCGACGACATCCTCGCCGACCTCGAGCAGGCCCTGAAGGCCGCGCAGGGCTAGGACGACGTCAGCCGCGGGCCCGTCGGGTCACCACGAGATCTCCAGCTCGATCTCCGACCCGTCGGGCCCGACCTCGACCTCGAACTCGACGCTCACCTCGTCGGGTACGGCGACGGTGACCCGTCGTCCGTCCTGCTCGACGCCGACGGAGTTGTGGCGGGCGAGCGCGTCGGCGAGGTCCCGGAGGAGCGTCGCCGCATCCTCCCGACTCATCCGCTGCGTGGACTTCGATTCGAACAACGTGGTCATGCGGACAGCGTAGATCGGTACGGGCCGACAGCGGCGAGATGGCCGCTAGGGTTCGTGGGGTCATGCAGAACCCTTCACATCCTGCGGAGATGTCGGCGACCCGTGCCGCGCTCCTGACCCGTGCCGAGGCCATGGCCCAGAGCCTTGCCTGGCACGAGGTCACGATGAGCAAGCTGGCCGAGTCCGCCGGGGTCAGCCGGCAGACGGTGTACAACGAGTTCGGCAACAAGCAGGGACTTGCCAGGGCCATCGCCCTGGTCGTCGCCCAGCGGCTCCTGCAGGACTTCACCGAGGCTGCGGCCACCGAGGACGACCTGCACGGGGCGCTT encodes the following:
- a CDS encoding HD domain-containing phosphohydrolase; translated protein: MTAGDADDGQRWGGRAALAGALRALAIVGPAVAAWVVCTGLRQVLPAPVDTLGRLTTGALLLAVGVAVALGVTRLAAKLAPLAWLLRIDTAFPDVAPSRFALAQRANRTKDLVTLARSPETPADQRTAAERILVLAAAIAAHDRRTRGHSERVRAYTRVVGQAMGLRGTQLDKLAWAGLLHDVGKLVVEPEVLTKPGRLDVHEHRQIQQHPVAGFRMAEPLVPWLGDWGKAILHHHERFDGTGYPFGLAGEDISLGGRIVAVADAFEAMTARRTYNTPRTLESARQELADSAGTHFDPAVVRAFLAVPVHRLSRIALPSAGLSASGVAAGLLDAATPLRTLGRAFGRVGAAGLLAGAGVVAAVAGAGPVEQVDESSVVRADATTLTVAGRDVTQVAEGPIAAAAAGLLETVAVHPDDGDRPPSPVAEPSVTPDPTPEPSPVPSTMPPTPSATPSAPATALPTPGAAPAPVPEPSGGPLGPVVQALPDPLAGPVTQVQETLATTLETTVQQVQEVLPPPVASTVPTVAAVVETVVDTVEDLVETIVPVPIPQPLPPPVAPAPPPPAPAPAGTTVPDVVTDVVDTVGGVVDGLLGGG
- the metA gene encoding homoserine O-succinyltransferase MetA, producing MPIVAHSGLPTFRTLAEAGQPVLSAKDALTQDIRELHIGLLNMMPDAALKVTEQQFIRLVGGSNAIVQLYVHPFTVPGLDRSAEAQAWIDEYYEPFDKLREEGLDALIVTGANVSNPDLADEPFWEPLGEVMAWADEHVTSTLCSCLATHAMVQQRYGVRRRRLLNKRWGVFPHRVVDDGHPLLLDTNSRFDVPHSRWNAVSSRELREAGVRILIESLDGDFHMGTSADGIRTVYLQGHPEYDRVSLLKEFKREVDLYLAGEIVGAPPLPDHYLTPAAARFAWDHVDRAGRAVEAGHPVPPFPEAALSGELDNTWTDTGKAIFNNWLGLVYRLTDHERGVPFMSGVDPDNPLASL
- a CDS encoding O-acetylhomoserine aminocarboxypropyltransferase/cysteine synthase family protein — encoded protein: MRDETLAIHAGYETEPTTKSVAVPIYQTVAYEFDNAKHGADLFDLAVPGNIYTRIMNPTQAVLEERLAALEGGVAALATSAGSAAITYAILTIAKAGNNVVTVPQLYGGTFTLFQHMLPDLGIDVRFAASDSAEDLEALIDDKTVAVYLESIGNPAGNIPDIEAIAEASHRHGVPVIVDNTVATPSLIKPLKWGADIVVHSLTKYIGGHGTTLGGVIVDGGTFDWVANAERFPMLNNPEPAYHGVVYTEALGPAAFIGRARTVALRNTGAAISPMNAWQIIQGIQTLPLRMERHCENAQAVAEFLEGHELVEWVEYAGLESSPHHEMAKKYTGGKPSALLSFGITGGREAGERFYDALELFTRLVNIGDTKSLAAHPASTTHRQLTEEELATAGVTPDMVRLCVGIEHIDDILADLEQALKAAQG
- a CDS encoding amphi-Trp domain-containing protein, with the protein product MTTLFESKSTQRMSREDAATLLRDLADALARHNSVGVEQDGRRVTVAVPDEVSVEFEVEVGPDGSEIELEISW